One part of the Trypanosoma brucei brucei TREU927 chromosome 4, complete sequence genome encodes these proteins:
- a CDS encoding lipophosphoglycan biosynthetic protein 2, putative, producing the protein MTARDGAVEVMASIVVYSIFSTVMTITNKLLVANYALNYPMGIIFVESGTALLFAVMGKMMGWVYYPNFCSRVARKWLPLTLFFVAMLWSSIKSLETMSVAMHTIMKNIAVVLTAIGDSQLYGTRVTPVMYLAFFFMSAGSYLCAMGDQWVTTWGMIWTTLNIMATVGYTLYMKRLLGDVSKTIGRYGPVFYNNLLSMLVAFVIALPSMGSMIHTIRSISLPPLLALTVAGTGPLLTFATFWCMEQTTPTTFSVVGVVNKVPMSVAGMVVFNQFPTKTGYVGITLGLVGGVIYGCASRERDSGRVGPLLHVAGFSVWGRNTPLLTSSGKYEGRSRSEETI; encoded by the coding sequence ATGACGGCGCGTGACGGGGCCGTTGAGGTCATGGCATCAATTGTAGTTTACAGCATTTTTAGTACTGTCATGACTATTACTAACAAGTTACTTGTTGCTAACTACGCTCTAAACTACCCTATGGGTATTATTTTCGTGGAGAGTGGCACCGCTCTGCTCTTTGCAGTTATGGGGAAAATGATGGGATGGGTTTATTATCCGAACTTCTGCTCGAGAGTGGCAAGGAAGTGGCTCCCCCTTACACTCTTCTTCGTTGCAATGTTGTGGTCATCTATTAAAAGTCTTGAAACCATGTCGGTGGCGATGCACACAATCATGAAGAACATTGCAGTCGTGCTCACCGCCATTGGTGACTCACAGCTGTACGGCACGCGTGTGACGCCCGTAATGTACTtggcttttttctttatgtcAGCCGGAAGTTATCTTTGCGCAATGGGAGACCAATGGGTGACAACATGGGGAATGATTTGGACGACTCTCAACATAATGGCGACTGTGGGGTACACGTTGTACATGAAGCGGCTGCTGGGAGATGTGAGCAAAACAATCGGCCGTTATGGGCCTGTGTTTTACAATAACTTACTTTCAATGCTTGTTGCGTTTGTGATTGCGCTCCCTTCCATGGGGAGCATGATTCACACCATTCGCAGCATCTCCCTTCCACCTCTTTTAGCTCTTACCGTGGCGGGAACAGGGCCTCTACTAACATTCGCCACCTTTTGGTGTATGGAGCAAACAACACCCACCACCTTCAGTGTTGTTGGGGTGGTAAACAAGGTACCCATGTCAGTTGCCGGGATGGTTGTGTTTAACCAGTTTCCAACGAAAACGGGTTACGTGGGAATAACTCTCGGCCTCGTCGGTGGCGTGATTTACGGTTGTGCGAGTCGGGAGAGGGATAGTGGCAGGGTGGGGCCTCTCCTGCACGTCGCCGGGTTTAGCGTGTGGGGAAGGAATACCCCTCTTCTGACATCTTCTGGGAAATATGAGGGGAGGTCAAGGTCGGAAGAAACTATTTAA
- a CDS encoding mitochondrial carrier protein, putative — protein sequence MGVEVADCSSGASAQNITGSEAMTVGHEKAKEQHMHVKRDSYTTAATFVAGGVAGACSRTLTAPLDRIKIIVQEGHLVSGTGKKSLLRPAQLIDVFHLIRNDGGWSAFWRGNGVNCLKAGPEFALVFTLRRYFLSLYEDSLDEETARVTEWEAAMKATGSEPIAYDLSTVSVLPAPLNRWFTLTSIPRILLNFLIGAWAGFGAQLTLYPLEVIKTRMAVSRRSEYPGGMRQVIYDTYKNSGISGFYRGLTPNMVGIFIYRGLEVGIYSTAQQQMIMYRMNNYGMSRHDSSLSSIETAAVSMFASMFAQTVSYPLNVVRTRLQTQGTNGRAVKYKGMTDCFVKMVRTKGVGSLFSGISANYLKAVPASASMFVVFEKVQSILVGDD from the coding sequence ATGGGGGTTGAAGTAGCAGACTGCAGTAGTGGTGCAAGTGCTCAAAATATCACGGGATCGGAAGCTATGACTGTAGGCCACGAAAAGGCAAAGGAACAGCACATGCACGTGAAGCGAGACTCGtacacaacagcagctaCTTTTGTTGCAGGTGGTGTGGCGGGCGCATGTAGTCGCACACTGACAGCCCCCTTGGACCGCATCAAGATTATTGTTCAGGAGGGTCATCTTGTGAGTGGCACTGGAAAAAAGTCGCTTCTTAGACCGGCACAACTAATTGACGTCTTTCACTTAATTCGGAATGATGGCGGGTGGTCCGCTTTCTGGCGCGGGAACGGGGTAAACTGCCTCAAGGCGGGTCCGGAGTTTGCCTTAGTTTTTACACTCCGTCGGTACTTCCTGTCGCTTTACGAGGACAGTTTAGATGAAGAAACGGCCCGCGTAACGGAGTGGGAGGCCGCAATGAAGGCAACGGGCTCGGAGCCTATTGCATATGATTTGTCTACGGTATCTGTGTTACCGGCCCCACTTAACCGCTGGTTTACGCTCACCAGCATTCCGCGCATACTTCTAAACTTCCTCATTGGCGCCTGGGCAGGGTTTGGTGCGCAGCTTACGCTGTATCCTCTTGAAGTAATCAAAACACGCATGGCCGTTTCGAGGAGGTCGGAGTACCCGGGCGGCATGCGGCAGGTGATATATGACACGTACAAAAATAGTGGAATTTCTGGCTTCTATCGTGGTCTCACCCCCAATATGGTGGGAATCTTCATCTACCGCGGATTAGAAGTCGGTATCTATTCTACTGCACAGCAGCAGATGATAATGTACAGGATGAATAATTACGGTATGAGCCGTCACGATTCATCTCTTTCCTCCATTGAAACGGCTGCCGTTAGTATGTTCGCCTCCATGTTTGCACAAACGGTATCATATCCACTCAACGTCGTGCGGACCCGACTGCAAACGCAGGGCACCAACGGACGTGCAGTGAAATATAAAGGCATGACTGACTGTTTCGTGAAGATGGTTAGAACGAAAGGTGTAGGATCCCTATTCTCAGGCATATCAGCGAACTATCTGAAGGCAGTGCCAGCTAGTGCTTCCATGTTTGTTGTATTCGAAAAGGTTCAGAGCATTTTGGTCGGTGATGACTAA
- a CDS encoding hypothetical protein, conserved (similar to Damage response protein 1. (Swiss-Prot:Q12091) [Saccharomyces cerevisiae;]): protein MDKAVGKLVKVGKVLAVAAAVSVISRAIIQRLYKLHKIHCHRGQGIRPVKPIVQRSFTADELQEYDGVRKSDVYVSVKGVVYEVAPQFYGPGQPYHIYAGREISRCLAKSDLTGDEINKDWRPGSTEEELQQLEGWVKKFESRYPVVGWFIWE, encoded by the coding sequence atggaTAAGGCAGTTGGTAAACTAGTTAAGGTTGGGAAGGTTCTCGCAGTCGCAGCGGCGGTTAGTGTTATTTCCCGCGCCATTATTCAGCGATTATATAAATTGCACAAGATACACTGCCATCGGGGTCAGGGAATAAGGCCAGTAAAGCCCATAGTGCAGCGTAGTTTCACCGCCGATGAGCTTCAGGAGTATGATGGTGTACGCAAGAGTGATGTTTATGTGAGCGTTAAGGGTGTGGTATACGAAGTCGCCCCACAGTTTTATGGTCCGGGGCAGCCGTATCACATTTATGCGGGGCGTGAAATTAGCCGCTGCCTCGCAAAAAGTGATTTAACAGGCGATGAAATCAACAAAGACTGGCGCCCGGGTAGCACTGAggaggagctgcagcagtTGGAAGGTTGGGTAAAGAAGTTCGAGTCCAGATACCCCGTTGTTGGGTGGTTTATATGGGAATAG